In a single window of the Coffea eugenioides isolate CCC68of chromosome 3, Ceug_1.0, whole genome shotgun sequence genome:
- the LOC113764691 gene encoding endochitinase EP3-like, protein MKNFPTIIFSIMVLVGAFPQLISSQNCGCAPNLCCSKFGYCGTSNDYCGPGCQSGPCTVAPSGGNNGASVAGIVTDAFFNGIANQAASGCAGKGFYTRSAFLEAQKSYSKFGTAGSAADSKREVAAFFAHVTHETGHMCYIEEINGASRNYCDKSNTQYPCVPGKGYYGRGPLQISWNYNYGPAGQSIGFNGLSQPELVARDNVISFKTALWFWMNNCHSRIISGQGFGATIRAINGQLECDGKNPNTVSARVGYYTQYCRQLGVDPGPNLRC, encoded by the exons ATGAAGAATTTTCCAACCATCATTTTCTCCATTATGGTTCTTGTCGGAGCCTTCCCACAGCTGATTTCAAGTCAAAACTGTGGCTGTGCACCAAACTTATGCTGCAGCAAATTCGGCTATTGCGGCACCAGCAACGACTACTGTGGCCCCGGCTGCCAATCCGGCCCTTGCACTGTGGCACCCAGCGGTGGTAATAATGGTGCTTCAGTTGCTGGTATTGTCACGGACGCTTTCTTTAATGGGATTGCTAATCAAGCTGCTTCGGGTTGTGCTGGAAAAGGGTTCTATACTCGATCGGCATTTCTTGAAGCTCAGAAGTCGTATTCTAAGTTTGGAACTGCTGGTTCTGCTGCTGATTCTAAAAGGGAGGTTGCTGCTTTCTTTGCTCATGTCACTCATGAGACTGGAC ATATGTGCTATATAGAAGAGATAAACGGCGCGTCCAGAAACTACTGTGACAAGAGCAACACTCAGTATCCATGTGTGCCAGGCAAGGGGTATTACGGCCGCGGTCCACTACAAATATCATGGAACTACAACTATGGACCAGCAGGACAAAGCATTGGGTTCAATGGACTAAGTCAACCTGAACTTGTAGCCAGAGATAACGTTATTTCGTTCAAAACTGCCTTGTGGTTTTGGATGAACAATTGTCATTCTCGTATCATTTCCGGCCAGGGTTTCGGGGCTACAATTCGTGCCATTAATGGTCAGCTTGAATGTGACGGTAAAAATCCAAACACTGTTAGTGCTCGTGTTGGGTATTATACTCAATATTGTCGCCAACTGGGTGTTGATCCTGGTCCGAATCTCAGATGCTAG